In Oryza sativa Japonica Group chromosome 1, ASM3414082v1, the genomic stretch CCTATCTAGCTAGTTCGTTTTGTGAGAGAGTTTCACCCAGCTCTACTCCTATTTCAGATGAAACTGAAACTATTTGGATAATTGAAAGATAGAAAAAACATCATCCTATATTCACGAAGCAATTGCGGGCATAGAAAATTTTCATTGGGTGATTTAATCTGAGCTTGCAAATAAAAAAGACGTGTTTCTAATCTcactctcttttctttctattAAAATAACGATGCACACGTGCACACCCATAAATATGTCTCttaacatatgctaaaaagagACGGAGACTAAAAACATATTCGTCACCCCACTAAACTCCTATTGAAAGTGCACTCATGTCTAGGTAATATTTCAAGTCTAATGAATAAGTCACGTACCTGCGACACTTCACCATCAgtagtggtgaaaaaaaaaaactcaactagTGGCTGGGATCGACTTATATCATGCTTAGTTCAGATCAGCTCTAACTTGTAGTCATAACAAGTTGAATCAAGCTAGGCTTTTAGCACGTGAACGGCTTGTTAGTATAAAATAGGGTAAATTGGCTATAAAATATCACCATATGTTCATATTCTTAGTGCATATTAACTAGCATTTAGTCGTTTAATTACATGTTAACTATATTTAGGAAAATCTTTAGTAATTAGTGTTTATTATTATGTCAATACCTACTAAAATtgtaaatttaaaattacaatTCATAACCACTGGAAAACCAAATACAATATCATAAACGTTGCTCAACAGAGAGCTACTTGAAGATCTAATGAGATAAATTATTGTTGGGATTATTCTCATGGCAATCAATAACCCAGTGAAGCTGAAAAGAACATGGATTCATCGCAACAGTATTTTTCATTGTATATCCTCTTCTAAAGAAACTGTATTGcactttaaaaagaaaaaagacatGGTACTGTATTGGCATAGTctttacagttttttttttctttttgcaagacGATGCATGCCCGGCGTACACGGCactaatatattatatactaaaagtccattaaactccctacaaacgctcctaagccgtcACATGGTGtttctacaaacactcctaaaccgccacgtggcactatctaatctcaccgttgattttctCTTAAGTTGGTGCACCCGTtaatttagaccattagattagatctattattaaaaaggtgatagtttttcctaaaaaaaatatgcaactGGTGGCtaggaaaaggaaagaaaactaAATTTCCATACGCAAGtataattgagaaaaaaaaacaaataaagctTCCTACTGTTAGgcggaagaaaaagaaataaacatcTAAGTACGATAAAAAAtgataaagccaaaaaaaagtGTAGTTAGTACCGGTGGAAAAAACGAAGGTCTAATGTACGATTttgtataatataaaatataatattacatAATATACAGAAGTACATGCATGTAATctagatctataatataaatatcaaatatcaaatatcaaatcaaCGGTCTCTAAACATtatcttttaatttatttttaattgtatgCCCAATTTATGATCCATTGTATTCGTTTAATTATATAAAGTAATGATGTATAAAAGTAATATTATGATCTTAAATACATCATGACACGTTGGGTCGACATACAATAGGTAACTTTAGACACTAAAAATCTATTAaatttcctacaaacgcttctaaatAGCCATTTGGCGCTTCTACGAACGGTTCTACGCCACCatgtggtgctctaataaattagagaaaacctTACAAAttgtgagaaaaaaatcatgcaatcatttttattggttgacctactattttaaaatattagattatatttatttaaaatacatCTAACCTGctcaaataataaaaatcacGTGAATAgttgtacgtatatatacatacttcCGTACTTTGCTagcttaaaaaaaggaaaaaatgtaaTTACGATTGAAAAAAGAAGGATTAGCCCTGCCACGGTCCCACCTAATTGTTACGAGTTACACGTACATAGGTACCTTTCAtccaaaaaagtgaaaaaaaaatctcaaatgtACAATGCATACTACTATTCACcagattgagaaaaaaattctCCCGGATATGTACAAACCCTGTCATCGGctttcacttaaatcatttagaaaaattagaaaaataaaatctccacctcctcctcactctcACATCTACGCAACACTGTCGTCCCCTCCCTATTGTTTTATCTattaaattaaaagagaaacaataaataaagtttgatatttttttaatacatagTAGAAACGTGGGCACTCACAACGCGCGTACACTCATATCTATGAACGCGCACATGCACATACTCCTATGAGTACTTCCGAGAGATTAGGCTGATATATATtgagattgacaaagtcacTATGTAtgtctcgctgtcgacgggtacgtcaccTACTACTGAAAGAATTTGTCAAGTCTGGGATATGAACCCGAGTGGGTAAATTCCATCACAacgaacctaaccagttgagctacatTCACTTCACAATAATATTGGATATTAAACCGACCATAATTTGTAAGCTACATTTCTAGAATACTTATATGCCTTTTAAACCAGTGGAAACATTATTTCTAACAGTTATATCTATCTTGTATAAGAAAAACCAGATGTGTATACATGGTACAtcacatttcaaaaatattattgtgcAATTATATTTCGATTTCACATTAGCTTGCATGGAACTTCTGACCCACtctacatgaaatgttcataCATGGATCATGGATCGGCTCTCAAATTATATCAATCATATTAGCCTATATAAACCCATATATTTAATGGAGCATCATGTCCCACCCAATTAATCCTTGAATAaaccatgataatatatatgcaattgaAAATGAAAAATAGCTTAGTTTTACTTTACACTTACTTttcgttgacatgttttctaaagaaaataagtctactttcttttcaagtgatgaagaagattataaataatttcttatagatattacttaaatatgatataatataaaactaataggttagaaaattataaaataaattaatgtcGACGAAAACAATTTATGGACAAATCGTGGTAGATGTTCACCGGTTAATATTTTGCTCTTATGAGTGTCTCAAACTTAGCATGTGACAcatgcccgcgcattcgcgcaggctaccttcctagttataacGAAATGTCGTATGGCCGTAAGGTGCGTATTTTGTTAACAATGTATAAGAGATCAAGAAAAATATGAGAGAAACGTATGTGCCAAATATTGATAACGTATAACCATTCACACATACTCTCTCCTGTTTAAAATAACTCAATTTAAGAATATAATATGATATATTCTATTATaataaatttggataaaatGCATGATTAAGTTATTTTGTGATAGAGAAAATACGTCggaatatatattaacactatACAACCATTTTGTCAATTGACCACGTTTGTACCGGTGAAATGGGATCAACTTTTTGCTGGTGATGGGCAACAGTAGCCATTCAAGAAAGCTGCAACTTTACTGCTCCACATTCATGGGCAGGGCGCATTCATGGTGCGTGGTAAAATGCCTCACAAATATGAATGCACGAACAACCGAACCACTTAGGTCGTGTGTAGttgttttggtaaaaaaaaaaaattaacgtacagggacacacatttgaagttaCATATTTcgtctgtaaactgcgaaatgaatctattaaacctaattaatctatcattagcaaatatttactgtagcaccacattgttaaattattatgtaattaggctcaaaagatttgtctcgcaatttgcATATAAACTAtacaatttattttcttttccaaatATATGGTGTGAtcgaaaagttggaagtttgaaaggAAACTAAACACACAGCCTTAGTCGCATGTAATGTcacctagagagagagagaccccCGGGGGGGACGCTGTTATCAGTGCAGAAAGTCAGCAATGCAACCTGCGCTTTTGTTTTGCTAGATTTTCACATACTCCTGGCCGATGATACTACTGCTAGATCGCTCAGCCGGTCACTCGTCCAGCTACCCAGTCACTGTGCCATGATAACTCTGTCCCTGGATGCCCTACATGTCCTCTCCCAACAGATAAGGGTGGAAGCATTAGGCCAAGCACAGCCATCCTGGGGCCCAGACTTGATGCCCTCCTTTTGAACACAAGCACAAATTGAGAAATACAAATGGTGATACACAACCATACACGCATCGCGCCGACAACAATGCTAGATTGCTAGGTACTCCTACACTTCGAAACAATTAAAGTGCCATGCATGCTGATGCACGACAAATCTTTAAGCATAGTTCTAAACGCAGTGCAAAAATAGGCCGAGGAACATGGCGCATTTTGGGGCTCCTAGGAATTAAATAATTCAGCAAAAATAAGTGACCACACAGTATTGGTTTGTTGTTGTTTACGTGTAGAAATGCTACCAATTTGTTCGCGTCAGAAGTGCATTCCCCACATCTAACCAATTTCAAGCATTACCATCCAATTCATAGTATAGTGCTATAATCTAGTCTTTTTGGTCTTTCAAAATTCGGTCCTTTAAATTGGAAGACCGAACTTGTCAATGGAAGTATTTAAACTGGCCATTTGGTTAACCGATAGTTTTGGTCTAACCAAACATTCATCTTCCTTGTAGGATTGTAGGTGAGCAAGCCGCACACTTGCAGATGACTTAGACGCAAATGTGGTACTTGCCTTTAACATAGGCTTCCGGCTCTCCCCCAAGGAGATGGTTGCCATCGACCATCGTGCACTGTCTTTTTTGGTGATGCTCGAGGACGTGAAGTGCACAAAAGAGGAGACATCCTCGCTAGCTATGGTGCGTGGAGTGGAGAGGCTCAACGGCTGTCACCGTTACTCCTTAGGTGTTGGTGCGGTTGTGGTGGCTCGTTACCACCAAACACCCGGTAAACATATTGTTCTCCAAGTCTGGTTTATCTCAGATCTGATCTGAAACATGTGACCTCGATGTTCAACAAATCACAATCTCCTTGTCATCCCCTACCTTGTTATTCCTCCAAACCTCACCACCAAACACTAACAAGAGAAGAGATtgttctccccttcctccctctctatGTACCACTTTATTTCTAGCACCTTGCCGTTGAGGCAGCGGTGGCCAATGAGGGACAAAAGCCATGGAGACATTCTAGCCAGAGAGGTCCACTCAAGAAGTTCTGAggtgaggagaggggagaggagcgcCAAGATAACATACGAGGCGTCAAGTGCTATCGTGGATGAGGAAGTGGAAGGGATATATTGATGAATGAGGAGGGGATTAGGATAAGGCTTGAATAGATCGGTAATTCAAGTATCCGATGCAATAAACTAATCAAATAATTGGTCCTGTAAACATGAGACCTAGACCGAGTTAGGGACCAATGATCGATACTATGTTTTTTCAGGTTTGGTCTCGGGTTTTCAGTTTTGATTTTTGTCTCAATTTTTACCCATCCCTAGATATAGTTCGCCATCGTCATCACCTATTAATGTCCCTTATATAGCGTGTTTCCGTTAAAATTCTTCCTGCTAGATAtgttttgccttttctttttcagttttGCGTTTTACCTCCCCATCTCATCACCTCCATTGCATGGAACTTCCTTGCTATGGCGTGTCATTGTCACTCTCCACACTTCTGTTATCTTCGCCAATTTAAATTTCACTTGATCTCTTGTATTACGTCCAacactgtattttttttctttagaattgCATTATTTTGATATCGTTTTAGTTTGTGACATTGTCATAAGAACAATATCAAACGCATCTGTTACTGCTGCCACCAATACCACGGTTTCTTTTTTCCTTACCATTTATAGGGCGAATGAATGATTTTTTCTTGCCTTCACTTCCTTTATTTGCCACCAAGCCTGCTGAAGTTGCACCTCATGTTCTCTTCTATCCTATGTTGTGTTACATTAAAATCAATGGCCAAAAGCTTATATTGGTACTGGCGTGGATGGTCTTTCTAAGATTGTCTTAAATGTGTATGAATGATAAATGTGTATGAATGTAGGCCCGCATTGCTAACATAATTCAAGAGTAGCATGTAGGCCCACATTGTAAGAGTAATTTATTCTAGACTAAAATAGTGTGTTAtatatagttatttttaaaaaagaaagtcTCTTAACTACTATctccttcgtttcatattataaaactttctagcattgtccacattcatatatatatatatatattaataaatttaaacatatatatgtgtctagattcattaaaatctatatgaatgcgggcaatgctagaacgtcttataatatgaaacggagggaatatgtACTAGCTACTTGAAAGTTGAAATTCCTAACAACTTTGACATAGTGATAGTTTTGATCGAAAGAAGTAATTCAAAAAATCcattgtgctacagtaaaccaACAGAAGTCATCCTAATCCTCTGTGGGAGCATTTCCAAGTATCAAATGGTCCGTAGATTCGTATAATCGTATTTCAGTTGATTCTACACGAAGAGCGTGTCCAATTACTTTTAACGACTCAGAAGTTGTAACCCATCAAGCCACATGGTGGTACAGATGCAACTATTCCAAGGGGGGATAATGATAGCACTGGGCGAGCAAAATTTAAGCCAGAGCGCTAACGCTATGCGGACAGGCAGAGGGCCCACTCCCTTGTGGTGATGTCAGAGACTCCATTCTGAGGCACAGTTTGTCAATGTCACCATGGCTCCTGTAGCTTTTCCAGGCTTTGTGTTTGTGTTGGATGTGTATGTGTTCCACTATAGTTGCACCCAGGGGACAGACTCCATGGGGACTTTTTTTGAGCTCCTCGAAGCctcaaaggtaaaaaaaaactgaagaaaaagaaaaactcattTGGCCTAGAGAAAACGACCTGTCTAGACTGTGGAGATTGGAGAAGCTACTTGTGGAGATATAAAGACCAAAACCAGAATGCCTTTCAGCAAGTTCATGAATTTTTACCCAATGTGACTAGCTCTGCTCTGCACTAAATTCTCTCACAGTAAAAGGAATGGGCAAACCAAGACAAGGAGCACACTGCAAGCTCAAATCCTGAACTTGAAAGCAACCATACGTTTGAACAACCATCTTGAAATCTGGGGGAATCTGCATGCATGCCAGTGTGCCGCTCACTTTGCGGACACACACATCATTAGTTTGACAACGCCCAAGCATCGGACACAGCACCatgcaagtataatagtgagggTGGTTATTATAAGATTGGGAGCCATGTTACCTAGGCGATTAGGATAATCAGAGAGGACAAAAAATGCTTAGGGGAACCTTTGACCAACTAAAGGCTAAGCTAAGCCCCTCTTATGAAATGATTTGAAGACAAAGCAAGCTAGCCCCCCGAAATTAAAGAAAGGTGCTTGTGCTGCGTGAGTGCGTCTTCTTGCGTGGGTGTGTCACTGGCTCACTGCACCTGACCCCACGCAAGCAAAGCCATGCTCTACCTCACATGGAAACAGGAGCTGTGTCAGCCTCTTGACTGGCCATTTGCTGTTCAACCTGTCATGTTTCTCTCTCCCACACCACCACCCTCCTCCACCACCCCCTCCAGTGGTGCTTCTTCTCAGATTCGGATGCCATTTACTTGCAATGACCACCCTGCAATAATATCCATCTGCAATAAATATTCATTGCATGTTTGATGAACTCATGCACATTTAAACCATTGTCAAGAGAcaagagaaggggaaaaaatgaCGAGGAGCAACCTAGGCGGATTTTGATTTTGCGCCAAAGAAAATTCaacatttatatatgtacatacacaGCTCTTACTGCGACGCGACGGGAAAAACAAACAGGGAGACGAAGAAAGCtgcgaaaaaagaaagaagaaaagatctACTCCTATAGGTACATAACAACTTCGACTGATCAACCTACAGCTGGAAAATTCTTATCTTGTAGCACCATCAGAAGCGATTGCTAAGCTTGTGTGGAGAGTTCAAAATGGCATCCATCTGATTCTGAATGACTGTTGTTTCTACGGGCATTTCGCCGCCGACTGGCCTCGTTGGTGGCCACTCACCGCCGGCTGTTTCTCCTGTGTGTCGGTGGTTGTTGTTTCTAATCCTTCTCCTCCTTGGCTTCCCTGAGGGGCATGTCAAGGACCCCATAGCCTCCCTCATCGATCGagcccgctgccgccgacgaggTCTTCGAGTCGACCGTCGACCCAGCTTGGATCTCCTTGAACATTGCCATCACCTTCAGCATCGTCGGCCGCCTCGACGGCCGGTCATCCAAGCACGCACAGGCGATTTTCAAATGCTCCAGCAGCTCAAGCTCGACGGATGGATCCTCCTTGAGTAGCTCAGGGTCGAAGACATCCGTGATCTTCAATTTGGTGTGCTGCTTGACCCACCCCACAAGGTTATTGTCCTCGCCAAAGTCTGCCGAGTCCGTCGGCGGTTTCCCGGTGAGCAGCTCCAGCAACACAACACCATAGCTATAAACATCACCCTTGGTGGTGCATCTGAAGCTCTGGTAGTACTCCGGTGGTACATACCCTGGCGTTCCAGCAAGAGTGGACACGCTAAGGTGTGTATCCACCACGCTCATCAGCCTCGCCATACCGAAATCAGATACCCTTGCTTCCAGTTGTTCATCGATAAGCACATTGCTCGACTTCATGTCTCGGTGAATGATGTGAGGAATGCAATTGTGGTGGAGGAATGCCAAACCCCTTGCTGCTCCAACAGCGATTTTCCGTCTTGCCTCCCAATTCAGCTTTTTACCGATCTTTTTGCGGTCATGCAACACATCCTCCAAGCTGCCAAACTTCATGTAATCATACACCAACAACCGCTCCTCACCAGCCTTGCAATAGCCAAGAAGTGGAACAAGGTTACGGTGTTTGATCTTGCCAATGGTCTCCATTTCTGCAGTGAACTCCCGGTCACCCTGCCCGCTCACATGTATTAGCTTCTTGATTGCAACAACCTTCCCATCCTTGAGCTGTGCCTTGTAGACATCACCAAACCCACCAGACCCAATTTGGCATGCGATGTGGAAGCCATTTGTGGCCTCAACAAGATCAGCCAGGGTGAGATTCTGCAATGGCTTCTCGAATGCAGCCAGGTTGATGCTAAGAAGATTTGTACCGGAGAGATTTTGCCTCCAATCAGAATTCATAGTTGCAGAATGTGACCTgctatcaatatatatatcacGAGAGGTACTCGCCTCCTCATTCTTCAGCCTCCGCCGCTTGCTCCCAATGGCTATGATGATCACAATTATACAGAACAGTGAGAATAACAGTCCCATAGCGATACTGCTTGCCATCGATGCCTGCCTCCGGTGGGATTGGTGGTCATTGGAAGATCTTGGGGAACTATGGTCACATGGTGGCAGTGGGAAGCCACATAAACCAGTGTTATTCTCATACTGGCTCTTCGGAAATGTGGCAAGGGAACCAAGCTCTGGAATTGTTCCATTCAGCTGATTATTTGACAGATTGATCTCCGACAAGGAAAGTGCCGAGAAAGAGTTGGGTATTGGCCCTTCCAACTGGTTATACGACAGGTCAAGCACCGCAAGCTTCTTGGCCTCTGCTAGCCGCGATGGGATGGTACCTGACAGTAGGTTGTGCCCAAGATTCATGATCATGAGGTAGAACATGTCCCCCAGCTCGCCAGGAATCGCCGAGTCCAGCTGATTATATGACAAATCGAGAAATATCATCGAACCATTCTTGTTGAAGGTGTACTCCGTGCTCCCCACATACATTCTTGTGAAGTTGCACAGCTTCTTGCTCGGCATCCGACTGAGGTCATCAGGTCGGATGCTGGTAAACTCCAGCAAGCTCCCCTTGCCACGGCACTCGCTGCTCAGCTCGTCGTTGCGAAGATAAACGTAAGGCCGTCCAACTATGAGGCCAACATTCATCTTCCCAGACTGTTTGGCCAGCTCTTTGGGTATTGATCCATTCAGCTGATTGCTATTCAGGTCCAGCCACACCAAGCTCTGGCAGTCACCGAGCTCTGGCGGTATAGGCCCCGAGAAGGAATTGTTGCTGAGCTTCAAGATAGCCAAGTAGCTGAGCTTCCCAAGCCATGAAGGGATTGGCCCGGACAGCCGGTTGCTCGCCAAAGAAATCCAGTTCAGCTTGGTGCACTTGGCTAGCTCCGGCGGGATGCTACCCGTGAGCCCGTTGTAGTCGAGGATGAGATGCTCGAGGCCCTGAATGCGCGACAGGGACGCCGGTATCTCGCCCTCCAGCTCGTTCTGCCACAGGATGAGGTCCTGCAGGTTGCCAAGGTCGCCGAGGGATGCCGGGATGGACCCATTGATGTAGTTGAGGCTGAGGTCGAGGGAGACGAGGCTGGTGCAGTTGGAGACGGCGTCTGGGATGCCGCCGGTGAGGTAGTTGTTCTGAAGGTACAGCAGATGGAGCTTGGAGTTGGGATCTTGGCAGAGGGACGACGGGATGGTGCCGGAGAAGGTGTTGGAGCTGAGGTCGAGCTGCTGGAGCTCCGGCAGCGAGGCTACGGTGTCCGGGATGGAGCCGTTGAAGTGGttgaaggagagggagagcgccGTAAGCTGCTGCAGCTTTGCGAAAGCCTCGCcggggagctcgccggagaagtTGTTGTTGGAGAGGTTGAGGGCGTTGAGCGACGTGAGGCCGGCGATGTCCGGAGGGAacacgccggcgaggtggttGAAGGAGAGGTTGAGCACTTTCAGACCGCGGCAGTCGGAAAGTGCCCCGCCGGGCACCTCACCGACGATGAGGTT encodes the following:
- the LOC4324691 gene encoding brassinosteroid LRR receptor kinase BRI1 precursor — encoded protein: MDSLWAAIAALFVAAAVVVRGAAAADDAQLLEEFRQAVPNQAALKGWSGGDGACRFPGAGCRNGRLTSLSLAGVPLNAEFRAVAATLLQLGSVEVLSLRGANVSGALSAAGGARCGSKLQALDLSGNAALRGSVADVAALASACGGLKTLNLSGDAVGAAKVGGGGGPGFAGLDSLDLSNNKITDDSDLRWMVDAGVGAVRWLDLALNRISGVPEFTNCSGLQYLDLSGNLIVGEVPGGALSDCRGLKVLNLSFNHLAGVFPPDIAGLTSLNALNLSNNNFSGELPGEAFAKLQQLTALSLSFNHFNGSIPDTVASLPELQQLDLSSNTFSGTIPSSLCQDPNSKLHLLYLQNNYLTGGIPDAVSNCTSLVSLDLSLNYINGSIPASLGDLGNLQDLILWQNELEGEIPASLSRIQGLEHLILDYNGLTGSIPPELAKCTKLNWISLASNRLSGPIPSWLGKLSYLAILKLSNNSFSGPIPPELGDCQSLVWLDLNSNQLNGSIPKELAKQSGKMNVGLIVGRPYVYLRNDELSSECRGKGSLLEFTSIRPDDLSRMPSKKLCNFTRMYVGSTEYTFNKNGSMIFLDLSYNQLDSAIPGELGDMFYLMIMNLGHNLLSGTIPSRLAEAKKLAVLDLSYNQLEGPIPNSFSALSLSEINLSNNQLNGTIPELGSLATFPKSQYENNTGLCGFPLPPCDHSSPRSSNDHQSHRRQASMASSIAMGLLFSLFCIIVIIIAIGSKRRRLKNEEASTSRDIYIDSRSHSATMNSDWRQNLSGTNLLSINLAAFEKPLQNLTLADLVEATNGFHIACQIGSGGFGDVYKAQLKDGKVVAIKKLIHVSGQGDREFTAEMETIGKIKHRNLVPLLGYCKAGEERLLVYDYMKFGSLEDVLHDRKKIGKKLNWEARRKIAVGAARGLAFLHHNCIPHIIHRDMKSSNVLIDEQLEARVSDFGMARLMSVVDTHLSVSTLAGTPGYVPPEYYQSFRCTTKGDVYSYGVVLLELLTGKPPTDSADFGEDNNLVGWVKQHTKLKITDVFDPELLKEDPSVELELLEHLKIACACLDDRPSRRPTMLKVMAMFKEIQAGSTVDSKTSSAAAGSIDEGGYGVLDMPLREAKEEKD